The window AACGACCCCTTTAAGCGATGGTTTTTTTAAATTAACTACGGCGTTAACCGTTTCACTGGCAGCGGCATGTTCTGGAATTCGAGTATAGCGTACTTGATAAACTCCCACTAATATTAGGTAATGAATTGCTCTATTTTTACCTGTAAATACTTTATCCATTAGCTGTTGTGTATAAAACTCCAATTCTGGTAGTACTCGCATCACGCCAAAACAGATCTCTTGCATTAAAGCTCGATCTTTGTCGTTCACCTTATTGCTATAAGTGGCTAAGAGCGCACTAAGAGAATGGCCTTTTTCAAGGACATCGAAAATAATTTGTGCACAAAAAGCGCGAAGATTATATTTTTCTGGTTGAAATTTAGTTGATGATGTCATGTTCATGAAGTTTTAATATTTAATGGTGGTAAGCATAACGCAATCAATTTGCCTGTAAAGAATTTTTATCTGCATATGATATTAATTGCGTCATTATGAACATCCGTTTTTACACTAAAATAACACTTTACAGCAATATTATAACGAAAATAATCGTACTAATTGCTTAAAGTATGTTACCTACAGCAAACCAAGATTGTCTTGAATTTAGTACATCTGCTGCAGACATCGGTTTTTTACCTGCTGGCTGGAGTTGTGTTAAATTGATAATACCTTTAGCCGTTGCAACCTGTATGCCTTGTTTGTTGGCTTGTAAAATTGTGCCAGGTGCTTGTTGGCTATTTTGGTTAATAACATTGGCTTGCCACACTTTGATTGGTTCACCATTGATTTCGAAATAGCTGATTGGCCAAGGATTAAAGGCTCTTATACAGCGTTCTAACTGTTCAGCCGATAATTGCCAGTCAAGTTTAGCCTCTTGTTTAGAGAGTTTTTCAGCATAAGTTACCAAGGATTGTTCCTGTTTTTGGGCAATGGCTTTTCCTGAAGTAATTAGCGTTAATGTTTCGAGTAAAGCATCGGGTCCCAATTGTGCGAGTTTATCATAGAGAGAGGCACTGGTATCATTACTTGTGATTGGACATGTTACCTTAAATAACATATCGCCAGTATCAAGTCCCGCATCCATTTGCATAATCGTTATGCCCGTTTCTGTATCTCCAGCCCAGCATGCGCGCTGAATTGGGGCGGCACCACGCCATCTTGGTAATAGTGAGCCATGAACGTTTAAACAACCAAGCTTCGGAAGATTAAGGACTGCTTGAGGTAAAATTAAGCCATAAGCAACGACAATCATGATATCAGCATCCAGTCCTTGAATAACTTTTTGGTTTTCTTCCTTTTTTAATGTTGCAGGCTGATAAACTGGGAGATTATGTTCTAAAGCTAATTGTTTGACTGGACTGGCGGTAATTTTATTTCCACGACCTGCCGGGCGGTCTGGTTGGGTGAATACCGCAATGACTTGATGATGAGAACTAATCAGCGCCTGTAGATGTTTTGCTGCAAAATCAGGTGTACCAGCGAAGATAATTTTTAATGGTTTATTATTTGGTGTAAGGGGCATTTTTATTCTCGCCATTTTTTGCTGAGTTAATATGGTGATAGTATAACGCAATTTATGTCGCTAATCTTTATTAAAGGGTTGAAAGAATGAATTTATCCACTAAACAGGTATTTATTACCGGTCTGATCATTAATTTAATTACTGGTAACGCTTTTTTTACGTATTTTGGTATCCTAAATATGCAAACTTGGCACCAATGGGATAGCTCATTTTTAATTTTGGACGGCATTTTTTCGTGCTTGTGTGTGATCACTTTTTATATTGCTTTTTATAAAAGTTGTTATTATTTGCGTTCGGCAATGAGTTTATTTTTGATTTCACTATTATGCTGTTTTGTTATTACATTTTTAGGCGGTTTTTTTATTGGTGTTTTTACCAGTTTTCAAGTTCGCTCGATGGATTTATTTAGTGTTACCGATATAGGGATACTTTTGATGGTTAATTTAATATTCGGTATTTGGGCATGTTTTCTTTTTGGCTCTATTGTACTTATTGTCGGAATATTGAATGGTTTTTGGTTTTTGTTGATGAAAAAAGCCAAACAACGAGAGTTGGTTGCTGGGGTTTCATCTCAATGACTAAAATGGGAAAAAGACCGGTACAAGTAGCAGATCTGCAACAAAGACTAACATCGTTAATGGCACGCCAACTTTAACAAAGTCACTGAAACTATAGCCACCTGGTGCAACAATCATTGTTTTGACGGGTGATGAAACTGGGGTAATAAAAGATGCCGAGGTTGCGATTGCGACGGTCATCGCAAATGGATAAGGTGAATACTCAAACGCTTGCGCGATATTAATGGCGACTGGCGCAACCAAAATAGCTGTTGCGGTATTAGTAATAAATAAACCAATAAATGAGCACAGTAGAAAAATAAAAGCCAGAACAACATAGGGGCCATAGCTATAGAGATGTGCTTTAAGTAACTCAGATACTAAGGTGATTCCACCTGTTTTATTTAATGCAATTGCAAATGGCATCATTCCGATAATAAGTATTAAACTAGGCCAGTGAATTGATTTGTAGGCGCTTGTCATATCAATGCAGCGAGTTGCCCCCATGAGTAAACAAGCAATTAATGCGGCTACTACGTTGGCTACAATGCCTGTTACCATTAAAATAATCATGATGGCTAAATTTATTAATGCAGGGATGGCTTGTGAACTTGCTGGCGCGACCTCATCAATATCGGCTGGAAAATCTAATACGACAAAATCACTAGTTTTCGATTGTAATTTACGGATAGATCCCCAATCTCCACAGACGAGTAACGTGTCACTGATTTCGAGTTTCTGTTCAAATAAATTGGTTGTTTCTAGCGGGGTATGATTACGCCAGATACCAATAACCGTTAAAAAATATTTGCTACGAAAATCAATTTCAGTTAATGTCTTACCATATAGTGATGAGTCTGGCAAAATAGCCACTTCAGCCATCCCCACTTCTTTAACTTGCTCTGAAAAATACTCGCCACGCAATACTTTTGGTTCAAGTAAATTTGTTGTTAAAAATTGGCGATATTCATCTTCTGTATGAGCAAAATCAAGCAATAAAATATCATTTTCTCTAAATTCAGTGGCACCATTAACAGGTATTAACACTTTCCGAAATTTGCGCCATCTCTCGATACCAATGACATTAACACCCTGCTTACTTCTTAAATGAAGTGAATCAAGGGTCCTTCCTAGAAATGGTGAACCCATTAAAATTTGTGCCCGGTGTGCTCTTCCTGTCAGTTTATAATCACGAATAAGATCGGTAATTTTTCGCCGAGAAGGTGACTCTTCCGTTTGATTGGCTTGCTCGGATGAAATTAGCCAATTACGACTAATGATACAATAAATTATCCCAATGATAAGAATGCCTAAGCCAATTGGTGTAATTGAAAAAAAACCAAATCCCGCTATATTTGCGCGCTCAAGCTCACTGTTTACCACTAAATTGGGCGGTGTTGCAACTAACGTTGTCATTCCGCTAATTAATGCTGCAATACATAATGGCATCATTAATTTTTTTACATGAATTCCTGAGCGAGAGGAGATACTAATGACAACGGGAATAAAAATAGCTACAACGCCGGTTGAGCTCATGACGGAACCCAATAGTGCAACGCCTAACATAATTAGAACTATAATTCGGATATCGTTTTTTCCAGCAATCTTGAGTATATATTCACTCATTTGGTAAGATATTCCTGTTCTGACTAAGCTTTCGCCAATGATAAATAAAAGAGCAATCAGAACAATATTGGGATCACTAAAACCAGATAATGCTTCCGCTGGAGATAAAATACCAGTAATAATTATAGATGTTATCGCTAGAATTGCGACAATATCCATGCGGAGTTTGCTAAAAGAGAATAAGATAATGACGATGAATAGTAGGCCACAAACAATTAATAATTGGTAATTTTCTAAAATTGAATTAGGGATGAAGGTAATCAATTCTTGACTAATAGATGATGATTTCAACATTAAATCTATTTATAATATGTTTGTTAGCGATATCAT is drawn from Orbaceae bacterium BiB and contains these coding sequences:
- the fmt gene encoding methionyl-tRNA formyltransferase, whose translation is MPLTPNNKPLKIIFAGTPDFAAKHLQALISSHHQVIAVFTQPDRPAGRGNKITASPVKQLALEHNLPVYQPATLKKEENQKVIQGLDADIMIVVAYGLILPQAVLNLPKLGCLNVHGSLLPRWRGAAPIQRACWAGDTETGITIMQMDAGLDTGDMLFKVTCPITSNDTSASLYDKLAQLGPDALLETLTLITSGKAIAQKQEQSLVTYAEKLSKQEAKLDWQLSAEQLERCIRAFNPWPISYFEINGEPIKVWQANVINQNSQQAPGTILQANKQGIQVATAKGIINLTQLQPAGKKPMSAADVLNSRQSWFAVGNIL
- a CDS encoding SLC13 family permease; the encoded protein is MLKSSSISQELITFIPNSILENYQLLIVCGLLFIVIILFSFSKLRMDIVAILAITSIIITGILSPAEALSGFSDPNIVLIALLFIIGESLVRTGISYQMSEYILKIAGKNDIRIIVLIMLGVALLGSVMSSTGVVAIFIPVVISISSRSGIHVKKLMMPLCIAALISGMTTLVATPPNLVVNSELERANIAGFGFFSITPIGLGILIIGIIYCIISRNWLISSEQANQTEESPSRRKITDLIRDYKLTGRAHRAQILMGSPFLGRTLDSLHLRSKQGVNVIGIERWRKFRKVLIPVNGATEFRENDILLLDFAHTEDEYRQFLTTNLLEPKVLRGEYFSEQVKEVGMAEVAILPDSSLYGKTLTEIDFRSKYFLTVIGIWRNHTPLETTNLFEQKLEISDTLLVCGDWGSIRKLQSKTSDFVVLDFPADIDEVAPASSQAIPALINLAIMIILMVTGIVANVVAALIACLLMGATRCIDMTSAYKSIHWPSLILIIGMMPFAIALNKTGGITLVSELLKAHLYSYGPYVVLAFIFLLCSFIGLFITNTATAILVAPVAINIAQAFEYSPYPFAMTVAIATSASFITPVSSPVKTMIVAPGGYSFSDFVKVGVPLTMLVFVADLLLVPVFFPF